TCATCGAGCCCAAAAAGGGAGCCTTTCTATAAGGCTGCCTTCACTCGTAACTTCCATCCCCCTTGTCCTCCACCATCTTATCTATGCTACACTAATACCACATCTTAACGTGAACGTTAAGCCAACCACGAATGAACGAGAGGAGGCGAATCTCTTTGTATACGATTAAAGAAGTCGCAGAACGTCTTCAGCTGAAGCCACACACCTTACGTTACTACGAACAAGAGGGGATCTTAACCCCAGCTCGACAAGATAATGGCAGACGGGTCTACAGCGAACAAGACCTAAAGGGCCTTCAGTTCGTCCAGAAACTGCGCGAAACGCAGATGCCCATTGCTAAGATCAAGGAATATGTTCAGCTTGCGCATGAAGGTGAACACACAGCTCAGGAACGATTAGCGATACTAGAAAAGCATCGCACCTTTATTCAAACTCAGTTAAAGCAATTGATGGCGACTGAAGAATTAATCGACTATAAAGTAGAAACGTACAAACGAATGATTGAGGAGAAGGACACCCCTTCCCCAGTAGAGCAATAAGTAACATGTTAACAAGCGACCAATCTACATCAAAGAATATACAAAGATGCTTGGGTAACAAAAGCCCAAGCCACCTTTATTTAACAGGAACTTCTGATCGAATATCCCGTTCTATTTACCTCTAGCTTACTTCTTTAATGTCAAACTTCAATCGATTTAGATCCCATACTTCTTCTTCATAGTTTTTAATCACATTCACCCTTACAGCTTGTCCTTCATCATAGTCTTCTGGATGGTGGACACGAATCGTTTCGGAAGAGGGCTTTTCGGTGAACCCAAATTTGGTTGAAGAGGATTCTTCATCTCCTACAGTAGACCAACTTTCAATATCAATTTCCATATCTCCGCTAACTTCGTTAATTTCTGTTATGTTCCCTTCGATATACGTACCTTCTTCAGGTTGGTTGCAACCAACTAATGCAAGAGCCAAGGTTGCGATTATGAAGGAAGTCTTCCTATATAGCATTCCGTAGTCCCCTTTATATCTTTGCTCGTTCTATCCCCACATACGAACTAAATTTAACATATATAACCATTAACTGTTAAGGAAAGGATCAGACACCAGGAATCAATTTCATAAAGAAACTAGCACGTCCCCAACCGAAGTTGTAAAACGTGCTAGTCGTATTCATCAGGTATAAGGTTTCAACAATTCAACTCTAAAAGCACAGAGAGATTTATTCCTTCAGAAAGTCACAAGAAAGAACCCCTATGATTCTAAGCAGACATTCTTTCTGTTTCCTTCCCTTTCTCCGTACGTTGAATAATGGTCGTTCCGGTTAGGTCGCCGGTTACGTTCAAAGCAGTTGCTCCCATGCCGACGAGCGCGTCAATGGATGTAAGTACAGCCACGGCTTCCAATGGCAGGCCGACTTGAGAGAAGACGGTGGCAATCATCACAATCCCCGCTCCAGGTACACCAGCTGTACCAATCGAAGCAAGCGTACCTACAAGGACAATCGTGAGCATACTCGCAAATGTGAGTTGCTCTCCTGCGTAGTTCGCCGCGAATACAGCTGATACTGCAATCCGAATCGCAGCTCCATCCATATTAATCGTCGCACCTAGGGGGAGGCTGAATCCGTATAGCCCTTTAGACAACCCAAGGCGATTTGCGGCATTCAACGTGACAGGCAATGTCCCTGAACTACTCTGCGTCACGAACGCTGTAATCATCGGGGTTCGCGCTTGAGAGAAGAACTCCTTCGGGCTAACCTTGAATAGCATCATCGTGATCACATATAAAGCAAGTTGAACAAGGAGCGCTACGTAAAGAACAAGTACCATGTTGCCTAGGGAAAGTATCGTGTCTAAACCTTGCTCTCCAACCGTTTGGGCAATAATCGCGAAGATCCCAATTGGCACGAACTGAAGAATGCCATTCATGATTTTAAAGGTAGCTTCATTTAATCCGCTGACAAGGTTATAAATCCCGTCACCTTGTTCTTTAAAGTCCTTGGAAGAACGTAAGGCTGAAATGGCAATTCCAAATACGAATGCAGTGAAAATAATGCCTAATAAGTTCATTTCAGTAAACGCCGTTACGATATTCGTAGGCACAATGGATAGAAGAACACTCATTACACCCGGGTGCTCATTGGCATCAACGGATGCGCCCGGTTGTTGCGGTATTCCTTCACCTGGTTGAAAGATGCTAGCTACTGTCAGTCCTACAATAATCGCGACCGCTGAAGTAGCTGCGTAATAAATAAATACTTTACCGCCCATTCGACCTAGATTCCCAAGCTTTGTTTGGTTAATTCCTACAATGAGCGTAAAGAGAATGATAGGAATGATGATAAATTGAAGCAACCTCATCAACAAATCACCAAGTGGTGCAAGAACCGCAATCTCTTCACCGAACAGCAAGCCAGCACCAATCCCTAGCACAAGGGCAACGGTAATCTTCTTAAGCAACGATGTCTCTACATACTTACGGAAGATTGATTTCATTTCTCTTCCCTCCCTTTCTGAATATCATCAATTAGTATAAATTATTCAATCATGTCTTTCATAAGATATCGAAAGGAAGAGCTACAGTCAAAATCGTTGCTCGTACTTTAGAACGAATTAGGTCTCAGAAATCATCGCCGCTTCCTGCTTCTCTCTCTTTTTAACCAGTCTCTCCTTCATTCACAACGGGATTATACGTAATAGGTAGGCCGAATAT
This portion of the Pontibacillus halophilus JSM 076056 = DSM 19796 genome encodes:
- a CDS encoding MerR family transcriptional regulator: MYTIKEVAERLQLKPHTLRYYEQEGILTPARQDNGRRVYSEQDLKGLQFVQKLRETQMPIAKIKEYVQLAHEGEHTAQERLAILEKHRTFIQTQLKQLMATEELIDYKVETYKRMIEEKDTPSPVEQ
- a CDS encoding dicarboxylate/amino acid:cation symporter; the encoded protein is MKSIFRKYVETSLLKKITVALVLGIGAGLLFGEEIAVLAPLGDLLMRLLQFIIIPIILFTLIVGINQTKLGNLGRMGGKVFIYYAATSAVAIIVGLTVASIFQPGEGIPQQPGASVDANEHPGVMSVLLSIVPTNIVTAFTEMNLLGIIFTAFVFGIAISALRSSKDFKEQGDGIYNLVSGLNEATFKIMNGILQFVPIGIFAIIAQTVGEQGLDTILSLGNMVLVLYVALLVQLALYVITMMLFKVSPKEFFSQARTPMITAFVTQSSSGTLPVTLNAANRLGLSKGLYGFSLPLGATINMDGAAIRIAVSAVFAANYAGEQLTFASMLTIVLVGTLASIGTAGVPGAGIVMIATVFSQVGLPLEAVAVLTSIDALVGMGATALNVTGDLTGTTIIQRTEKGKETERMSA